The genomic region TTATCATTCCCCTTTTTGCATAAATAGAGTGAAATCAGATGCGAGATAGAAACTCACATACAATGCTACTTGAAGATCTATATTAGTTGGTCATAACTTCATAGTGGTTAGCAACTTTATGCATGATGAAACAAGCAACTAACTAGATAAACAAACGTCGCCTTTTAAGAAAGAAGAATAAAAAGATCATAAACGACTTTTTTTCAAGACCGCACGAAGAATGTttcataacttttttttttttttctaattagACATTTGATTTCACTAATGTTAAGGCTCAATTTGTTCAGAAATGTTCTATTCAACTCAAATGAAAATTGTATAAATCAGACTGATTATGGGAGCTTAATTATCAATCTTTAGATGTAATCGCCAGCAAACCCAAAGCTCCAATAAGAACATACTGCAAAATGGAAAAGAATAATGTCACATTACTTAGATGTTGACTAACAGTTGACTCAACATGTAACTAGGAATTTAAACATTTAAACATACCTTTATAATAGGATTCTCAGTCATGATAATAGTAACATAACCAACATAAGGTAAAAACCTGCAAATTAACAATTACTTTTAGCTCATAACAGTAGATAACATCTTATTTCCAATGTTAATTAACGTGGACTGTCTTAACAATCTTTGCTTAACGACTTTCCACGGTAATTGTAACATAACCAACATAAGGTAAAAACCTGCAAAACACATTCAGTTTCGCTCTAAATATGCTCGAGTTTTGCTTAAAGAGCTAAAGTTTTACTTAACGACCTTGGTTCGTTATTTCTTAAATAAAATGAGCTTATAACGGAGATTTTAAAGTTTCACGAGCCTAACTCGAGCTAAAAAATTAAGGCTCGATACAAGCCGAGCTCGAGCTCTCTGAAAATCAAACGATCCGAGCTTGAACAATATCAAACATGGCCTCGACTAGGCTAGGCTCGGCTACTTTACAGCTCCTAAAGGTATATGGTCTCGTACTAACGTGGCATCTAATACATTGTATGTACTTTCATAAGCGGGCATTGCCTAATGGTTGACTTTTAAAACAAAAAAAGGATGTATGAGAAGTCAGTTAAATTAATTACTGTTTGACTTGATGATACAAATTTTAAATTCCACTGTAATGTAATACTGAGACAGGTTATATAAGTTTTATTCTTACCCGATTGCTCTACCCATTATATGTTGGTGCTCAAGCCACTGCTGACCTGGCGCGTATAGAACTCGATCATCTTGATCATTATTATCCCCTGAAAAGAGAGACTCTTAGAGAAGAACATTCAAGTAAAGAATCATCTGCCTTGAATAAAATCTTACCTTTTGTTAGGACGTCAACATCTTTTGTATTATTCCGTTCATGAACCTATAAAGAAGAAAGATACATAACTTACAAAATTCAACAAGTACTCCGTCCATAACCTTTTTTTACTCTTAGTCAATTATCCAACCTTCTTATTAATAAACAAAATGTTATGGAGGTGTTCTCAGGGGCAGAAACAGAGTGGGGCAGGGTGGGGCGTCCGCCCCAGTGGATTTGAAATTTTAAGGCCAGAGATTTTGGATTTTTATATTTTGACCCCAaagtctccatattttgccccCAAAGTCTCCATATTATGCCCCAaagtctccatattttgcccaaaagcctccatattttgcccaaaaaaagttGCAGTGAATGTAAACGCTTTTTAAAATAAAAATTCACGCACGGTGAAAATAATTTATGGTTCCGCCACTGACCGTTCTCTTATATTTAATCACTCTTTAATTAAAACTTCACCTCTAACAGAAACTAAAAGTAATCAAATATCAAATATACGCATAAATATAACATGTCTCGTTTGCTTTAGCAAGGATTACAAAAAGTTTGGCGTTCAAGAAGAAGCAACATGTTACTAGGTGGAAACTCAAGAACATAAATTTAACCCAAAAAATACAATACCTTGATTACACGATGGACAATTGGAATTTCACGGCGCTGCATTAGATTTATAACAGCAAAACGAAATAAGAACAAGTCAAGGTTTGGTAACAACATTAGGCTAACAAAAAGAAAAGAGAAATCTTACATCAATGTTGAACACAACAATTTCACCGGCTCGTATAGGGTCATCACCCATCCGTAAGAACAGAATATCACCCTGGTAATGTAATTGAACATCAGTTCAACATATACAAAGCATAAGAGAATTAAAACACTCCACCACgcaaattatataatatatgaaacttgAAATATTAATAATTTTTCTATTTGTTCAAAAAGTAGATTTAAAATACTTGACCATCAGAAGCATATAAATTAATGTAATTTAGGGATGTTACCCTTTGGAACGCGGGCTCCATACTTTCGGAAAGAACAACGACAACGGGTGACTCACTACCAGTAACACACATCAGAAACTTCCATATAATTAGTGCAGATGAAACAATCATACCTGAAACCAAAACCATAATTTATTCAAGTTAGGTAATTTTTTAAAGTGTTTTTTTTCCTGTAAATAAAAGATATAAAAAGGCACATTTTGTTAGCAACTATTTCCATATCATTAGTgtgttgtttgttttttaagatgtttttgtctgaagatcggCGGACCATGTATGTAAAAAGATGTGGCCTAAAGGTCTGTATGCTGAATTGTAACAACGGTTTGCTTTTATGTCGGTAGAATAACTTAATACTATCTGCAGCACTTACAAACATATTTCTAGGTCCACGAGTTTGCAGACAAAATATGACATTATTTTATCATGTCTTCAAAAAAGCAAACAGTTTGCATTAAAAACGTTTGCGAGTTTGTAGACATAACACATGATAAGATCTGCAAGCTAAAAAACAAACCACACCTAACTTATTTAGGACATTCATGAAATAAACGAAACCCTAATTCAGAAGCAACGATCAATTCTACATTGAATCAACAGTAATTAATTATGATGTTAAAAGGAACAATTACAAAATTAGAATAATAGAAATTAAAATTTAGTAAAAACACATGAAATACAAAAGATTGAAAATTACTAATCTGCCAAAAATGGATCTACATCTCTACATAAAtataattagattagattagatgTGAAGAAGATAGAGATTGAGTGGCGTACCGAGAGTGATGATTTGTTCTAAGGCTTGTCTGAATTTCATTGATTTCAATGTATTAATCGAATCTCCGATGAAACCCATCGTCAAAACTTTGACTAACGCCTTGGCAAAATCTTGATATTTGTAGGAACCAGTTTTGTTTGCTCGAGACTTCACTTGGACTTGGGATGTTTGGTTTTGCAGCACCGCAATAATATTTAATAAtccaattaattaaataattattattctactggTCGATTTTGGATTTATTTTCCTTTTCCACATCTGACGTAATTAAAATGTATTCGGATGAGTAGGTTTTGACATCACGTTCAGACGTGAATAACTCATAACgtggtaaaaaaaaaaatgaattgtcATCTCATTTAAGTTTATAGATAATTAAAAATGAACTTTgtgtttttatatgtatttatacaaaatAACTGGACCATAAACATGTAAAAGTCGAaagaggcaaaaaaaaaaaaaaaaaaaaaaccaccacCACAGGTTTTCTAGGGTCAGGTTTGTAAGTGTTTGACGCGCACACACAAGTGTGTATAGATATCATTTGACTTCGTTAGTGTTGGTCAAAATTGAGTATTGGAACGTATTATATTTCCGTTTAAAACCCCAAACATCTCTCAAAATGAATAGAAGTCTTCATACCCAAAAGGTTTCTCTTCATACACATCTAAAAATAGTGAAATTTGATTTTAATGTTACAAGCAACTATTCTGAATTCATGTTCTGAACTGGAAGCCAATAACAAATGTTAAGGTACGTATAAGCTTTTAGGGAGCTTGTTTACAACCATAACACTTGTTAAGGACGCTAAGCGAAGTATGATAAAACTTCACAAATTATGTAGTGCCTATACAGTTCCCGATAGGAAATGCAAAGAGGCATCTAGATAACTATGAGAATATATGAACCAAATATAAATGACGTACCATTCCCATTTACATATCTATACAACCATTTATATATCCATACAAGTACCCAGCCCAGCCCACTGTATTCATCACCCGGTACGAGTAGACAATGATGCCTTCTATAATAGAAGGCAAACACAAGCAACAACTAAGCTAATAAATAAAGAGCAATCTAAAACTAGAAGTGCCAACAATTCTGCAATAACTACTAAAAACATCATTGGTACAAGCTCAAAACATAAACTGGATCGAAAAATATCAATCTAAAAACTCAACCACCATCTAGTTTGCAAGAAATACTAAATTCGAATAATACATGCTAAACAGGGCATTCATAGTTGCAAAAAGCTCAAAACATCATCTGGTCTAATCCATGGCTGCAACAAGTTCTAAACTTCTCGCAATTTCTCAACTTCTGCAAATCTGCCCTGCACACCTCTCCCTTATGATGGCACTGCACGAAGTCAAAAACCATTTTAGAAAAAGTAGATTAAAATATAACTTGACAAAATGAAATGTATTACAAAGCCCTCTATAATGGATATGTTTTCATTATCATGGTATTTTGTAAAATGAACAATATCATGGTTATTGCAAAAAGACGTACTGTATGTTGATGTATCGATTTCCGCTGGAAGCTCCTTTATGTCAACCTCAAACCTTTCCTGAACCTGCAACATAAAATGACAAAAGCCATGAGTCAAAAGGTAAACAAGGACAATATTAGTATTCTGACAAAATTGGCCAAAGTATATTCAGGTTAGAAAGACCATCTATTGTATGGGTTGAAACAAAATAATCTGACCAAATAAAGAAGCTCATACAAACAATTAGTGTGCCAATAAGGCTTACCAAATTTTCTACATTTTCATATCAATATGCTTTATTGAATAAAACAATTTTGAAGGCTCAACACATTAACAATTGAGGACAGGTCTCAACCCATTGACACCCCATTGTTTTTACACCCCTAAACACTGAAGTAAAAGTTGGCCGGGTCGGCCGACGCGTCGGTTTGGTACTAACTCGTCATGTGAGGTTCAAAAACGCCTAAAAAGTCGATCAACCCTAAAAGTCAGTCGAAGTCGTCGGGTTGAGTCAGTTCAAAGTCCATCAAAGTACATCAAAATCAAAGTcataaattaatattttttaaaactagATTTTATGCCATATATCTATGCTTGAAATATTTATGTGTATTATAtatgtttaatttatttattaccCTAAGTAAACATTTGTCAATGCCCGACTCGTCCCTCCAAGTTCCCAACCGACTTGTCACCGAATGGCGACTTTTAAATCATTTCCCATAAATAGTAAAACATGCAACTTTCATCCCCTTAGCAATCACCTGATTAAGAACATCAGAGTCGGCAGCAGATGCTACAAAAGTAATTGCAAGACCCTTAGTCCCAAATCTGCCAGCTCTTCCCACCTGCCACGATCGAAGAAATAAAAAATTAATGTGAGAATTTAATGTGTTCCCTAAAAAAAATACCATCTTTGATATATTATATAATTGAACCAACCCTGTGCAGATATGTATCAGCAGAATCAGGCATGTCATAATTTATCACGATATTAACACGCTCAATGTCAATGCCTCTTCCAACTAAGTCAGTTGCAACAAGGATTCTCTTTAACCCCTCCTTGAAATTCTTGTACTTGGTCAACCTGATAGAAAAAGGTCCAAAAAAGTCAAACTAAGAAGTAAAAATAGaggcaaacacacacacacacacacacacacacacacacgagaGAAAGAACCAATAACACCAACGAACATGTATGTGACATTTATACCCCTTGCCAAATAACTCAGCATCGATACGCTGATTATAAGAAAGAATAACATTTAAGATAAGGGATTGTCTAACATGTACCCTAAGGACATGTGATAAAATCATTATTACATCTAAGTTTCTAATTATGCGAATTATTACACAATGTTTTTCCAAATCTACCCTTATCTATTTACATTATATTGATATTCAACAATTCAAAATAAAAAGGTAAACAAGGAAAATCAAGAAAAACCGGAATTTTTAGACTGTTGTTAGAATTTGATTATCAAATGTTATAATGGTCTTAACGTATACCCTTAGGGCACACATTAGATAATTTATTAAAGAAAAACAAGTAGTTTCTGAGTATACAATAACCCAACTGTCAACATATAGAAAAGGTATATCTATTTTATAAAGATCCAAAATTTACTATGCCAGATCTGCAAGAAACTTGCCTTTCTTCCTGAGTCATTCCAGAGTGGATGCATATAGATGGGAAATTGCACTCAACAAGTAATTTGTTAAGCTCAGCCGCTCTGCTAACACTCTTGACAAATATGACAACTTGGTTGAAGTCCAAGGCATCTAGAAGATCATTTAGCTTACGATTCTTCTCCATCTCACCCAATTTGATGTAATGCTGAGAGAAAATGTCATTCAAACCATAAGTTCAATCATGAACCAACGTATTAACACATACTATACAAGGTTGACATGGTAAAGTACCTGGACAAGTCCGTGAAGAGTTAACTTGGCTTCGTCATCAACATAGATTTCCATAGGCTGAAAAGGACAAATATTTTGGGTCAGCTCCTTCTAGTTCTGTAGTTACTAAACAATAAAAATAACTCAACAACCAACCTAACACGCCTACATTATCCTGATAATAGATGGAAAACTTACACCATTAACATATTGACTTAAATTATTAAGCTAACATAACTAACATAGTAGGTAAAACAAAGCTGAAAGGCATTTGAAATGTACTCAACAAACACATGATAAACCTCCAAGTGccgttcaaaaaaaatatatatataaaacaaatattGAACCTCCAAGTCACGTAATGTATATAATCTTTCTGAACAGAGACTCATATAATAAACCCAAACGGacttattttgaacaactcttccCAACCCACTACTTTTGCCACTTATGGATTTATAAATTAAAATTGAAGAAAAGTAATGATGTATTACATCTTGCATAAACTTCTTGCAAACCGGTCGAATCTCCTTGCTTAGTGTAGCGGAGAACATCATAACCTGTTTGTCATGAGGAGTCATCTTGAAAATTTCTTGTACGTCTCTTCGCATATCTGCAGAGAAGAAGTAAAAGAGCATTCAACATCCATACAAGAAAGTAGAATTACAAAGAGAGTAGTGCCTTGTAAAACAGTACGACATAAAGTAACACTTGTTAGGAAGGTAGAACAAAGTGAAACACCACAATGGAATAGAAACTTGTAAAGAGAAAAGACTTTTTCATTGGGTTAACTCATATTTCTTGGAATAATGGTGTTTATAAAAAATAAAAGACACTACATCTATTAACATTAAGTTAGTGACCAAAAATTACAAAATCGTTGCAGTAATTTTTTCTGACCATGTCAAGGTCTAATAAAATAATTTTCATTCGATATAATGAATTATAAGTAACATAAAATACACGTCAAACACCGTGTTTAAATGGCTCTTTCCAAAGTTACCATTCCTATGTGTCAACTGAACATAATAGTGGCCTGATATGGATCATTTCATTCAATATTCCACAACCTTCTTTAACTTCCCTAGTCATTCCTTTCCATTCAACCAAAACAGACAACATTTCAACCATAAAAAACAACGTACCTAATGACTCGAGCATCTTGTCACACTCATCAAGAATAAAATGCCTCACGTTCTTCAATCCAAGATCTTTATCTCTAGAAAGCCCTAATACTCGTCCAGGTGTTCCAACAACAATATGAGGACATTCATTCTTCAGTAACTCCTTGTGAATCTTTATGTTGACACCTCCATAGAAGACAGCAACCTTGAGATCAGGCAAGTATCTACTGAACCTTTCAAACTCATGACAGATCTGTACAGTGACTAACAGATTAAGTGGAGacaattaataaatataaagtATATGTATGGTGGTAAACCGAAAAGGTTGACAATTAATGAATTTATCCTCACCTGATAAGCGAGCTCTCTGGTGTGGCAAAGCACAAGAGCAGCAACCTGGCCAGCCACAGGCTCAATCTGCTGTAATGTGGACAAAACGAAAACAGCAGTTTTCCCCATCCCAGACTTTGCTTGACAGATGACATCCATTCCTAAAATAGCCTGCGGTATGCACTCATGTTGCACTGATGAAGCAAagaaaattccactgagtgaatccCTCATTAAGTAAAAATGATGCCCTTTTCCGCTAATTGGAAAGGTTTACCAAACCAGTTTATCTGGCTGAAATCATGAACGCAGAATTAATAATTACCTGAAAAAATAAGATATAGTTAGATGAAGTACACATACACAACGTCAACTAACTCCCTAAATCAGACATGCATACATTGTTACATGTGATATGCTATTGAATCTACATTTGCACACAAAAAAATAAAGTCACTTCATTTacaattaaaaaataataaattcATATTTTCTTAGCATTCAGAGATGGTCACTCAATATGAAATCATTATTGATTATGGTACGATTAACATACGAGTAGTTACCCAATAGCATATTGTCATACCATACAAGTAAAACCTACAATTGGACACAGAACACAATCACTTTATTAAGTATATGACTAATTGATATCTGTTTCTATGACATTCACAAATGATCAATGGAAAGCTAGATTCAAATATGATCAATGAAAAGCTAAATTCACAAATGATCATTTATAAGAAATAAGCTAAGTGTCATTATTATTGTATTAGTAGTTATCTTAAAACAAACTAATGCACTAGTAGAATACTTATTAGCATATACAAAACTGAAAAAGTTACAGTATACTTATTAAGTCATAAAATAACAACATATTTAAAGTTAAGGAATTTGCCTTCTGAAGGATGTTCAAATCCAGAATCCACAATAGCTCGGAGAAGCTCGGGCTTCAGCAAGAAGTCTCTGAATCCTGAACTGTGAATGCCAACATATCCCCTGCAATATCAACAGAAacaatatattaaatatttaagtacAACAACCACATAATAAAGAGAATACAAAACCTACTAACAGTCAGATCTTTGAGGCatttaagcaaataacaagcactAAAGCCAATTATATATACAGAAAGCATACACATAAGGTTAATTCAATAGACAGCATACACACTATTGATAATTCAATAGAAAGCACACAGACTAGGGCTTCAAAGTAGCGAGCCTTACTTTTTGACAGCTTCGGAGCTAGGTTTACCGTTGACCGAGTCAAGGGCCTTTTCCTCTTCATCTTCGTAATCAAGAAGCTCTTCTTCGTACTCGTTATCCTTAACTTCACCCATAATAACTCCTTACTGCACACAATTAGTTAATCATTACAATCAATTGATTAGACACATCAAACTACCACACATATAACGCTACAAAAGCatcgaattagggttttatatGTACCTCTTTTGAAACAAAACAGATCGAGTAAACACCAAATCTTTTGCGGTTAAAACGTGCAAAGATAAACAGATCTAGCGATTAAACGTCTGAATTGAACAAAGAGAGACGAAATTGATATTGATACctgaaaaaaaaaaagtaa from Rutidosis leptorrhynchoides isolate AG116_Rl617_1_P2 chromosome 9, CSIRO_AGI_Rlap_v1, whole genome shotgun sequence harbors:
- the LOC139866868 gene encoding uncharacterized protein — its product is MGFIGDSINTLKSMKFRQALEQIITLGMIVSSALIIWKFLMCVTGSESPVVVVLSESMEPAFQRGDILFLRMGDDPIRAGEIVVFNIDRREIPIVHRVIKVHERNNTKDVDVLTKGDNNDQDDRVLYAPGQQWLEHQHIMGRAIGFLPYVGYVTIIMTENPIIKYVLIGALGLLAITSKD
- the LOC139865872 gene encoding DEAD-box ATP-dependent RNA helicase 15-like — translated: MGEVKDNEYEEELLDYEDEEEKALDSVNGKPSSEAVKKGYVGIHSSGFRDFLLKPELLRAIVDSGFEHPSEVQHECIPQAILGMDVICQAKSGMGKTAVFVLSTLQQIEPVAGQVAALVLCHTRELAYQICHEFERFSRYLPDLKVAVFYGGVNIKIHKELLKNECPHIVVGTPGRVLGLSRDKDLGLKNVRHFILDECDKMLESLDMRRDVQEIFKMTPHDKQVMMFSATLSKEIRPVCKKFMQDPMEIYVDDEAKLTLHGLVQHYIKLGEMEKNRKLNDLLDALDFNQVVIFVKSVSRAAELNKLLVECNFPSICIHSGMTQEERLTKYKNFKEGLKRILVATDLVGRGIDIERVNIVINYDMPDSADTYLHRVGRAGRFGTKGLAITFVASAADSDVLNQVQERFEVDIKELPAEIDTSTYMPS